One window from the genome of Thermostichus vulcanus str. 'Rupite' encodes:
- a CDS encoding AAA family ATPase — METSNPLQQALRVLPEDASESIVSNIFSPKLFEALGFQQGETVPQFKVQSLGGSAVDYALRKNTSTDDIFLQTKKNPTVLVELKGRNCDLSPGSKSYIETRQQLETYLLAPKCIHSARWGILTNANHIQLFRKHGRAIFPATTCTPISSENVDEIVQKMKQKIDHPERSLTISVYNNRGGVGKTTLVINLAATLTIQGWKALVIDFDPNQRDLTELVGISAVADEVYKVLRDRNR; from the coding sequence ATGGAAACTTCCAACCCCCTCCAGCAGGCCCTCCGTGTTCTCCCCGAAGATGCATCAGAATCCATTGTTAGCAACATCTTTTCTCCAAAGCTATTCGAGGCGCTGGGCTTTCAACAGGGAGAAACTGTCCCTCAATTTAAGGTACAATCTCTCGGTGGGAGCGCTGTTGACTATGCTCTGCGGAAGAACACCTCAACCGATGACATTTTTCTCCAAACCAAAAAAAATCCAACCGTACTCGTAGAGCTAAAGGGAAGAAACTGTGATCTCAGTCCGGGCAGTAAGAGCTACATCGAAACCCGACAGCAACTGGAGACCTATCTGCTAGCTCCAAAATGTATTCATTCAGCTCGGTGGGGGATCCTCACCAATGCTAATCATATCCAGCTCTTTCGCAAGCATGGTCGAGCTATCTTCCCAGCTACTACCTGCACACCCATTAGCTCTGAGAATGTAGATGAGATAGTGCAGAAAATGAAGCAAAAAATAGATCATCCTGAGCGAAGTCTAACAATCTCAGTTTACAACAACAGAGGTGGTGTAGGAAAAACAACTTTAGTGATCAACTTAGCGGCTACCCTGACTATTCAAGGTTGGAAAGCTTTAGTTATTGACTTTGACCCCAATCAACGGGATCTTACCGAACTCGTTGGCATCTCTGCTGTTGCAGATGAAGTCTACAAAGTCCTACGTGATAGAAACAGAA
- a CDS encoding carboxypeptidase-like regulatory domain-containing protein, which translates to MSSGAWAQAPATPIPRLTPLFPFQNPPFPPANGNGSQSNPQGSARVVGQVSNSVGQPVVGAQVQLEGTENPNEPIQTDERGAFELNQAQPGRRLLTVWHPDYESAQQEIVLQAGLTTPVDVVLQVPIRPQPRRRLGILGVGGLEQTQLLGQRLTLEVVRLGLIPDGETVVPLDNRRIQPILRKVGWPIYELFEWDRRKPEAVAQFFDYLGLEAIVIARVDVLTRPASPTELSLRSRSRLELWRFDEQGNLVVQVLAEASRDQVERSNLNAAELAQLYQIQVTQMAQEVGSRWQDNHPLAQYLEPADGEAPPPRSRLDTTVELRIPADPATPAPP; encoded by the coding sequence TTGTCTTCTGGAGCATGGGCACAAGCTCCCGCTACCCCTATTCCTCGCTTGACGCCTCTGTTTCCCTTTCAAAACCCGCCCTTTCCTCCGGCGAACGGGAATGGTTCCCAAAGTAACCCCCAGGGATCCGCCCGGGTGGTGGGGCAGGTGAGCAACAGTGTGGGACAACCCGTGGTCGGCGCACAAGTACAACTGGAGGGAACTGAGAACCCCAATGAACCGATTCAAACCGATGAACGGGGTGCTTTTGAACTCAACCAAGCCCAACCGGGACGACGGCTGCTAACGGTGTGGCATCCGGATTACGAATCGGCCCAGCAAGAGATTGTGTTGCAAGCGGGCCTGACCACACCAGTGGATGTGGTGCTACAGGTGCCGATCCGACCCCAGCCGCGTCGTCGCCTCGGTATTTTGGGGGTGGGGGGGCTGGAGCAAACCCAGCTTTTGGGACAACGATTGACCCTGGAGGTGGTACGTCTGGGACTGATCCCGGATGGCGAAACGGTCGTCCCACTGGACAATCGCCGCATTCAGCCCATCCTGCGCAAGGTGGGTTGGCCGATCTACGAGCTGTTTGAGTGGGATCGCCGCAAACCGGAAGCGGTCGCCCAATTTTTCGATTACCTGGGTTTAGAAGCGATTGTGATTGCCCGAGTCGATGTCCTCACCCGCCCCGCTTCGCCGACGGAGTTAAGCCTGCGCTCCCGTAGCCGCCTGGAGTTGTGGCGGTTTGATGAGCAGGGCAACTTGGTGGTGCAAGTCCTGGCGGAGGCCAGTCGCGATCAAGTGGAGCGTAGCAATCTCAATGCCGCAGAACTGGCGCAGCTCTATCAAATTCAGGTGACCCAGATGGCTCAGGAAGTGGGATCCCGTTGGCAGGACAATCACCCCCTCGCCCAGTACCTAGAACCGGCAGACGGAGAAGCCCCACCCCCTCGTTCTCGCCTGGATACGACGGTTGAGCTGCGCATTCCTGCTGACCCCGCCACTCCCGCCCCCCCCTAG